GCGGCCCGTCTGCTGTTCGTGCTGCGCTACGAAATTATCGAGTTCTTCGCGGCGCGAAAACCAATGTTCCTCCGCGCCGAGATAGACGTGATAAATCGGCAGCTTCAGCGTCGTCGGATCTTGCCGCAGCGCGTGCGCGCGAAGGCTGATGCCGCGGCGCTCGAGGGCCACGAGGGAATCTTCCATCGCGGCCAGCGTGCGGCAGAGTTTTTCCATGTTGGCGCCTTGAATGGTGCGGCCATCGCCAGGCTCAAATTCGCATTCTTTCAAGCCCGACTCGAGCAGTTGGGCCCGCATTTCTTCCTCAGTCTGCACGTAGTAAACGTTTTTCCGCTCTTTCACGCGGAACAGCGGCGGCTGAGCCACGTAGACGTATCCTCCTTTGACCAAGTGATACATCTGACGATAAAAGAACGTGAGTAACAGCGTGCGGATGTGCGAGCCGTCGACATCGGCGTCGGTCATAATCACAATCTTGCTGTAACGGCGCTTGCTCAGGTCGGCCTCCTCGCCGATGCCAATGCCGATCGCGGAGATCATGCTGCGGATTTCTTCGTTGGCGAGTACTTTGTCTTCGCGCGACTTGTAGGCGTTGATGATCTTGCCCCGCAGCGGGAGGATGGCTTGAAATTCGCGCATCCGCCCTCCCTCCGCGCTGCCGCCCGCGGAATCACCCTCGACCAAATACAATTCGCAGCGGTCCACGTCGCGGCTCGTGCAATCGCGTAGCTTGCCAGGCAACCCGCCTCCGGCTAGCGCGCCTTTACGCTCGCGGAGCAGGGCCTTTGCCTTGCGGGCGGCTTCGCGCGCTTCGGCGGCGAGGATGCCTTTTTGGACAATTACCTTGGCGGCCTTGGGGTTTTCCTCAAGGTATTTGCCGAGGTGGTCGCCGACCACGGTCGTCACAATGCCGTCAACTTCGCCATTGCCGAGCTTCGTTTTGGTTTGGCCTTCAAACTGAGGATGCGGCACGCGCATCGAAATGACGGCCGTAAGCCCTTCGCGGACATCTTCGCCCGAAGGAATGATGTCCTTGAGCAGACCTTCCTTTTTTCCGTAGTTGTTCAGCGTGCGCGTCAGGGCCGAGCGGAATCCGGAAACGTGCGTCCCCCCTTCGATCGTGTTGATGTTGTTGACGTAGGAATGCACATTCTCGGTGAATTCGCCGCAGTATTGCAGGGCGATTTCGTACCCCACGCCATCTTGTTCACCGGCCAGATAGATCACGTTGTGGTGCAGCGGCTCGCTGGCCCGATTAAGATGCTCGACGAATTCGATAATCCCTCGTTCATAGAAAAATTCGTCGTGCTGGCCGGTTTGCTCGTCTTTGAGAAAGATCCGCACGCCGCGATTGAGGAAGGCTAGTTCTTGCAGTCGCTTCATCAAAACGTCGTACGAGAACTTCGTGGTCTGAAAAATCTGCGCATCGGGCTTGAAGGTGGTCCGCGTGCCATGGGCAGTCGCGGCGCCGACTCGCTTCACAGGCGCTTGCGGCACGCCGCGCTCATACTCCTGCTGATAGGCGTGGCCATCGCGGCGGACCTCGACTTCGCACCATTCGGATAGGAAGTTCACCACCGTCACGCCGACGCCATGCAGCCCGCCGGAAGTTTGGTAGGCCCCTTTCTTGAACTTGCCGCCGAATTTGAGGACGGTCATCACTCCTTCGAGCGTCGAAACCTCGCGCCCCATTTCCTGGCTGAGCTGGTCGTGCTTTTCAACTGGGATGCCGCGACCGTCGTCTTCCACGGCGACGCTGCCGTCGTTGTTGATCGTCACCCGGACATGATGGGCAAAGCCGGCCATTGCTTCATCGATGCTGTTATCGACAACTTCGTAAACCAAGTGGTGCAAGCCACGGCTGGTGTTGTCGCCAATGTACATCCCGAACCGTTCGCGAACGTGCTGCAGATCGGAGAGGTGCTCCAGGTCTTCGGCGCTGTATTTTTCGGTGGCGGCAGGAGTGGTCGATGGTTTGGTAATTTCGTCGGACATTGGTTGAGCTGACTAATGGAGATTTGAATTTTCAGATTTCAGATGATTCGTTTCGACGGGTAGAGCCCAGGGAACTCGGATGAAATAAGATATAAAAATTGAAAAAATCTAAGTTGCGAGCGAGTTAGTCGTAAATGCCTGTGGGACGATTACACCAATGCTGCTCTCAACTTCTTGATCTTATTTCGTTCACATTCCTCGATCTTTACTGGATTCGTCCATCGTGCCAAAATGATCTGCTTGGTGATTTCGTGTCTCTCGCGGTTCGAATCGATCCGTTACGCGACGCTTCCCACGCGGAATCGAAGGTTTTTGATATTCTCTTGCGGAGCGGATATTTGAAGTTTTTTGAGCACTTGGTCCTTCTGAAAGCCTAGCTCTTGAACCAGCAAATTGTTCGCTACGACGACTTCTAAAGTACCGCGGCGAATATTGCCAGGACGGGTAAACTTGGCTATTTTTTCGCCGACGGCCGCCGCCCAAACACGTTCTATCTCCGCCGTACTGATTTCCCGCGCATAGCCGCGACGCGCGATGAGCTGCGTCAACACGTCGCCGATTTGTCTTGGTGCAGGCATCTTTTCCAATGGCGTCGTCCAGAAATCGTGGATGAACTCAGATGAAAGGACGCGACATTCGTCTCATTCTCTTTAGCCTGTCTAAATCTGAGTTCATCCGTGTCTCTTGGACACAGCTATCGTGAGTAAAGTTAAACTCGTTATCGGTCTCGCGCCAGTGGCATGATGACGTAGCCATAGCCATCGTCGGTGTGGCACACCGCGGCGCTATCCGCATCTTTCAGTTCGAGAGTCAACGTTTTTCCTGGATCGAGCACTTTCAAAAAATCATTCACGAACTTCGGGTCGAGCGCGATGGTGATTTCGGGGCCGTCGTAAGCAATGGGGATTTCGACGCGCGATTGCCCCACGTCAGCCGCGCGGCCGGTGAGGGTCAGCGTGCCCCCCCCGAAGGTGAAATCGACCCCGCGACTTTCTTCGCTGGTGGCAATCGCGGCCTGTCGCACGGCGGCGTAGGTCGGGCCGACCGCCAGTTCGACCTTCGTCGCATCGCTGCGCTGGGGAAACACATCGCGCCATTTCGGGAAGCGGCCTTCGACCAGCCGTGAGTAGACCGTAAGCCGCGGAGTGCGAACCAGTACATCGTTAGGTCGAGCCGAAATTTGCACTTCACCGTCGCTGTCGGCAATCGCCCGTTCGAGCAGCGTCATCGCTTTCGTGGGGATGATCGTGGTCTGCGGGCCGGTCTCGTGCCCGCCGATGGCTTGCGCTGGGCCTTCCATCTTCGCGAGCCGACGGCCATCGGTCCCCACGCCAATGATTTGTCCGCCACTCATTTCCAGCAGCACACCCCCCAAGGCATAGCGGCTGCTTTCGTTGTCCGTGGCAAAGATCGTGCGGCGGACAAGTTCGCGGAACAACCTCGCCGACACTTCGTGAAATTTTTCCTCTTGGAAAAGAATGACTGTCGGAAATTCATCGGGATTTTCCGTCGGCAGCTTCCACTCGCTGCGGTCGCCGCGGATGATCACGCTTTGGCCGTCGCTTTCCAGGGAGAGCTGCTCGCCCGTGGCTTCACGCAAAATCTGACCGACCCGGGGGACCGAGAGCAGGATGCTCCCCGGAGTTTCGACCACCAGACCAGGGACGGCGATGCGAATGCCGACTTCTAAATCGGTCGCCATCAGTGTGGCTTCCTCGCCGGTGGCTTCCAGCTTGATGTTCTGCAAGATCGGCTTGGGACTGCGCGCCGGCGCGACGCTAGCGGCTGTCTGAAAGGCCGCTTGAAATTTGTCGCGTTCGATCTTGATTTTCATATTCCTACTCCGTTAGATCCTTGGAAAAGCAATGACTATTTAAAAATTATCTTATTTATTGGCCGCAGCGTCTTTGGGCGTTTAAGTGTCGGGTGGATCGGCTGAAATTGCAAGCGTTGTTGCTGCTTCGTTCTAAGAGCCGAAATCGCTGCCTTGCGGTTCTTAGTTCTTTAGTTTCTTAAACAATCAGCAGCAGTAATTAGCTGGTGCAAAAATGTTGATTACGTTGGCGGAATTGCACATCGAATCGTAATCCATCGAGGAATCGTTCATCTGCTCCGCAGTGGAAAAACTGTTTATCGCTTGTCGATCGAGCGTTGAATTAACATCAACAACTGGACGAATAAAATTCCGTGGTAGCGTACGATGTCGAGGGCTTTCAGCGTAAGCTTGGTTACAGGCTGTCAAAGAACAGCTTTTCAACAAATCATCGTTTGCGTTTGCGTGCATATGATCCGTCAAAATCGGCATCCAAGAAGGTTGAAATCTTACCAACTCCAATTGCTTTCCATTACGATTTTGTCGCCAGCGACTCTCGCAACACATTGGCAGCCGCTCGCAGTTCTGCGTCGATTTCCAGGCGGCCTTCTAACGTGCGATAGAGGTATAGCACCGTACTGTGGTCGCGGTTGCCAAAGTACTTGCCGAGCGATTCCAAGCTTTGCCCGGTCAGTTGTCGGCCGAGGTAGATCGCCATGCTGCGGGCGAGTGACACTTGGCGGCTGCGGGCAGAGCCAGTGAGTTTCGTCGGCTTCAACCCATAAAACTGGGCGACGACTTTGATGATCGTGCCGATGTTCGGTTGCTGGCGTACGCGGCGTAACGTGAGAAAACGACGGACATCGGCCATTCGTACGACGCTACCGCCGTCGAGCGTAGCAGTCAGCTCGCGCAGTGCTCCTTGCATTACTGGGACCGTTCCGACGACGCCTTCGGCCAGCAGCACCACAGCCGTCGGCTCGAGCTCGATTTCACACTCTGCAACCAAACGGCGTAGAATCTCCGCCCGCGCTGCGTTGCCAGGAGGCGCAAGGTTAATCAACAATCCGCTAGCCAAGCGGGTTCGCAAGCCAGGCGGAAGTTCGGTGATTTCGTCTAGCGGAACCCGCGACGTCAGCGCGACGGGCACTTCACGCAGTTCCAAGGCATCAAGTAGGTTGATCAGCTCCCGCTGAGCCGAACGTCGACCGGCCAGGTCGGTTAAATCGTCCATTACGACCAAATTGGCCGAGCGATAGTGCGTGCGGAATTCGGTGAGCGCGTTGTCGTCGATCGCCGTGGCAACTTCGCGGACAAAATCGGCTCCAGTTGTCAACAGCCCATTCTCGCGAGATTCGGCAAGACCATGCGCCAGTAGCGACTTGCCGCTCCCCGATGGACCGTATAATACTAGCGGACTGTAGGTTTGCTGGGTTGCGTCGAACCACCACTGCACAGCAAATCGCGCTAGACGATTCTCCGGCCCGACAATGAATTCAGACGCTTTGCGTGCTCGCCAAGCCGCTTGCGGATCATCCGCCGGCGCAGTCCCACCACGGCTCGATGAGCGCGGCAGCGAAATGGCAATCACGTCAGATCCGATCACGGCTCCGTCCGTCAGGAAAGAGGCTGTACCACAGAACAGAATTTCACCGGTGAGTCAATCCAAAATTATAGCGGATTTTGGCTCGCACGACGAGCCACCAAAGGCAGAATTCCGGCTGGGAAAAGGCCCGTTTTTCCGAGGAATGCGCGGCGCTGTTCGCCAGTCGATCACAGGCGAATCATGGACCGGCGTACTCCTCGCGCTCCGCCGCGAGGACCGTACCACGCCCAAACTCTCGTTCGGAAACTCCCGATAGCAGGGAAACCGACTTACATTTCATGTCTTGCACGACGATATCTTCATGGTGGAGCGTGTATGAGGATCTCCGGAGAATGACGATGCCAACGCAAACGCCCGAACAACTCGTTTCGAAGAAGTGCGCTCCCTGTGAAGGGGGCGTGCCTAAGTACGGACAGGCCGACGCCGAAGAACAACTCAAGAAACTCGACGGTTGGCGGTTAACGCACGGCGGCGAGCGAATTCGCAAGCACTGGACAATGAAAAATTTTGTCGCGGCCATCGAATGGATCGACGCCGTTGCCAAGCTGGCCGAGGAAGAACAGCACCATCCCGATTTGCATTTGGAAGGCTACCGCAACGCTTGGATCGAAATCTACACCCACGCCATCGGTGGGCTGTCAGAGAATGATTTTATCTTAGCGGCGAAGATCGATCGATTGCCTGTGAAGGTGAAGTGAGAGCGAATACTGCTGGAACTTCGCGGTTTTGCAATTCGTTTGCCGATCGAGGTAGATTCAGCGCTGGTGTAGCCATGTCGATTCCCAGTGTCGACGCACCAATCGAGCGCTGAATGGCGTGCGATTTAGTGAAACTCCTCCAACTCCGCCAGCACTTCTTCGACGTGTGCGACCAGTTGCTTGGCGCGGCTGAGGCCACCAACATCGAGGACAAAGTAGAAGGCTTTGTCGTGATCGTCGAACTTGGTACCGCTAGTATAACGATCATAGAGCGATTTGAGTTCGTCGCCGGTCGGCAATAGTTTCGGTCGCACGGCGGAGTTTTGCCCGGTTGGTTTTCCGTTTTGACCCGCGGCGATTTCAGTATTGGCGGACGATTTTAGGCTTGGCGACGTTTTCGTCGGTCGAGCGGATGGCGGGCTATTCTTCGACGTCTTGGGGGTCCGGGCAAGCTTTTTCTTGGCCATGATGCACCATTGGAGTTTCGCAAAAATTGGCCGGCAATTCGATTGCAGGCTCGCGCCCAGTTGGCACGCCTCGCCGCAGATTCTGGCAGTATTCTAGCGTACTCTCAAGGTGACGAGCAACGTGCCGCCCGCCACACAGCCGCATGGCAATGTCGTCGATTTCGCGAACCGAACGGAATCCGAAATGCCAAATCACCCGGCATTTTTTGCGAAATTTGGCTTGTAACGCCTGCCTTTTCGGTGCCACAAATTGATGGGCAATCGCAAAAATTGGGCCGGATTGCTTTGATTTTCCCTTCATTCGCAGTTATTCTAAGAGGTGCGCTTTTTACCGGAGCAGAACGCGGTTTGGCGGGATCCATTCGACGAATCTGCGTTCGAGGCAACTTTTTGTGGGAGTCATGCAATGCACCGTTATGTCATTCGAAATTTATCGATCGGGCTGGTGGTTGGGTTGGCGATCTCGGTGAGCTGGCTGGTTGCAAATGCTGCGGAAAAATTGACCGCTACCAAGCCGGCGCCGCAGGCGATCGATCTGTTCGCTGGCATGACGAGCGGCGATCTCGATGTGAAGTTTATCGCCAAGAATGACCGCCAAGCGCAACTGATCGTCAAGAACAAGACCAAGCAGCCGCTTTCGATCCAACTGCCCAAGGCCTTTGCGGCCACTCCGGTGTTAGGGCAAGTCGGTGGAGGATTGGGAGGTATGGGGGGCGGCGGCCGGGGTAATCAAAATAGCGGCGGCAACAATAACAACCCAAATCAATCCATGGGTGGCGGGATGGGCGGCGGGATGGGTGGCGGGATGATGGGCGGCGGCGGCTTTAATATCGCTCCCGAAGCGATCGGCAAGTTAAAAGTCGACGTCGTTTGCCTGGAGCACGGCAAGAACGATCCCAACGGCCACATTCCCTACGAAATTAAACCAATCGAAGAGTATACGTCGAATGCGCGAGTTCAAGAGTTGCTGGTGATGATGGGCGAAGGCAATTTGCCGCAGCGTGCTGCCCAGGCGGCGGCCTGGCACCTGGCGAACAACATGAGTTGGAACGAATTGGCTGCCAAGAAAATTACGCACATCGGCCAGCCTGACCAACCATACTTTTCACAACCAGAACTGCAAGTGGCGCTGCAAATTGCTGTGCAAGCCGAGCGATTGGCCGACGCCCGCCCGCCAGCAGAGAAAAAATCGGCGACGACCGAAGAGCGTCGCTCTCGCAGCCAGTCTGACTTGCGCTAGTCGGTGCAGTTGGCTCCAGTGCAAGCTTGAAGTGCTGGAGAGCGTGCGATCGCATTGTCTTGTCGCTTCATGCGCGCAAGAACATTGCCGATATGAGTTGTCAGCCGATGGCACGCGGCTCAAATGACATCGATTCAGCTCAGTTCCGCCGCGTTGTCTTCCAGCCGACGGATGTAGGCCTGAAGTCCGCGGATTTCGGCTTCCAGTTCGCGCCGCTGGGATTCGCAATTCAGGCGATAGCTCGCCAATTCGTTCTGTGCTCGCTGCTGCTGCATTTCGCGACCGGCTAGCTGAGCCGCTTGCTCTTCAATTTGACGGTGCTGGGCGGCCATCCAGTTTTCGAATTCGCGTTGGCGGGCGGCAATTTGGCGGTGTTGCTTCGCGGCCGTGGCCGTCCGTGCGGCCAGTTCGCTACGCTGGCGCTCGACGCCTTCACTTTGCAAGCGGTAATGTTCGCTGAGCTTCGCTCGCAGCCGTGCCAGCGATTGAACGATGATTGCCGGCGGCACTTGTCCCGCAAGTTCCGCGCGAAGCTCCTGAGTTGCTAATTGCGATTCGAGCGAATCTCGTTGCGTCAACAGTAATTCGTTGTGGAGTTGCTCGATGGCCGCGGCGCGTTTTTCAAATTGGCTTTCCTGCTCGTCCAGCTCGCTGCGCCGTTGGACCAGCTCGGCTGTCTGCCTCGCGCGATCCTCGTCGAGTTGTCGCCGCTGGTGTTCAAGTCGGGCGGCATGCGCTTCGCGCTCGGCCAGAAGTTCTTGACGAGCGAATTGCAGTTCGACTTCACTGTGGGAGATCCTTGCCTCGGCGGCTTCGAGATGTTGATGACGGATCGCAAGCTGCTTCTCGATTGCCTCGCAGTGGTGATGGCGAGCCTCCAGTTGCGCCGAGCGTTCGTGGAATTCGGATTGGCGCAGGCGAAAGTCGATTTCGTCGTCAATCGCACTCGGCGATCGTTGCATGCCAGCAGCAGAAGTCTCTTCGGAGTAAAGTGCCGCCGACCTGCCGAGCGATTGCAGTCTCAGACTTATCTCCTGCTCACGGCGCTCCCATTCTGCCTGCCGCCGCGTCAAGCGGCCGTGTTGCTCTTGAAACCAGAGCCGTGCACTGCGGGCGGCTGCTTCGTGACGCGCAAGTTGC
This region of Pirellulales bacterium genomic DNA includes:
- a CDS encoding DNA gyrase subunit B, with protein sequence MSDEITKPSTTPAATEKYSAEDLEHLSDLQHVRERFGMYIGDNTSRGLHHLVYEVVDNSIDEAMAGFAHHVRVTINNDGSVAVEDDGRGIPVEKHDQLSQEMGREVSTLEGVMTVLKFGGKFKKGAYQTSGGLHGVGVTVVNFLSEWCEVEVRRDGHAYQQEYERGVPQAPVKRVGAATAHGTRTTFKPDAQIFQTTKFSYDVLMKRLQELAFLNRGVRIFLKDEQTGQHDEFFYERGIIEFVEHLNRASEPLHHNVIYLAGEQDGVGYEIALQYCGEFTENVHSYVNNINTIEGGTHVSGFRSALTRTLNNYGKKEGLLKDIIPSGEDVREGLTAVISMRVPHPQFEGQTKTKLGNGEVDGIVTTVVGDHLGKYLEENPKAAKVIVQKGILAAEAREAARKAKALLRERKGALAGGGLPGKLRDCTSRDVDRCELYLVEGDSAGGSAEGGRMREFQAILPLRGKIINAYKSREDKVLANEEIRSMISAIGIGIGEEADLSKRRYSKIVIMTDADVDGSHIRTLLLTFFYRQMYHLVKGGYVYVAQPPLFRVKERKNVYYVQTEEEMRAQLLESGLKECEFEPGDGRTIQGANMEKLCRTLAAMEDSLVALERRGISLRAHALRQDPTTLKLPIYHVYLGAEEHWFSRREELDNFVAQHEQQTGREVTVAGKMASPLSDAQSPDASVAADLPLPAAQPGEEKSNGHGRVSSRLHVVELHEVRSINAQLADLAALGFDIQSLIPQERTGTEEPRYILRRGEHTTGLEDLRHLPAEVRNLGSRGLTVARFKGLGEMNAEELRETTLDPANRTLLQVKMDDISGADDLFRTLMGDHVEPRREFIEKHALEVRNLDV
- a CDS encoding DUF721 domain-containing protein, with the translated sequence MPAPRQIGDVLTQLIARRGYAREISTAEIERVWAAAVGEKIAKFTRPGNIRRGTLEVVVANNLLVQELGFQKDQVLKKLQISAPQENIKNLRFRVGSVA
- the dnaN gene encoding DNA polymerase III subunit beta, with protein sequence MKIKIERDKFQAAFQTAASVAPARSPKPILQNIKLEATGEEATLMATDLEVGIRIAVPGLVVETPGSILLSVPRVGQILREATGEQLSLESDGQSVIIRGDRSEWKLPTENPDEFPTVILFQEEKFHEVSARLFRELVRRTIFATDNESSRYALGGVLLEMSGGQIIGVGTDGRRLAKMEGPAQAIGGHETGPQTTIIPTKAMTLLERAIADSDGEVQISARPNDVLVRTPRLTVYSRLVEGRFPKWRDVFPQRSDATKVELAVGPTYAAVRQAAIATSEESRGVDFTFGGGTLTLTGRAADVGQSRVEIPIAYDGPEITIALDPKFVNDFLKVLDPGKTLTLELKDADSAAVCHTDDGYGYVIMPLARDR
- a CDS encoding ATP-binding protein; the encoded protein is MIGSDVIAISLPRSSSRGGTAPADDPQAAWRARKASEFIVGPENRLARFAVQWWFDATQQTYSPLVLYGPSGSGKSLLAHGLAESRENGLLTTGADFVREVATAIDDNALTEFRTHYRSANLVVMDDLTDLAGRRSAQRELINLLDALELREVPVALTSRVPLDEITELPPGLRTRLASGLLINLAPPGNAARAEILRRLVAECEIELEPTAVVLLAEGVVGTVPVMQGALRELTATLDGGSVVRMADVRRFLTLRRVRQQPNIGTIIKVVAQFYGLKPTKLTGSARSRQVSLARSMAIYLGRQLTGQSLESLGKYFGNRDHSTVLYLYRTLEGRLEIDAELRAAANVLRESLATKS
- a CDS encoding 4a-hydroxytetrahydrobiopterin dehydratase, with the protein product MPTQTPEQLVSKKCAPCEGGVPKYGQADAEEQLKKLDGWRLTHGGERIRKHWTMKNFVAAIEWIDAVAKLAEEEQHHPDLHLEGYRNAWIEIYTHAIGGLSENDFILAAKIDRLPVKVK